Genomic segment of uncultured Tolumonas sp.:
GAACGGATCCGCATCAGATGCAGGCAAACGGCTTCTACCAGCCCTTTCACGCGGGTCAGATCTTCGCCCCAGTGACTTTCTAAACTCAGTGTTTGGTTCACCAGATCGGCCAGCGTGATGGTGCCAGCGTCAACCGCCGGCCACAGCGCAGCAAAGTGTTCCAGCCAGTGCGCATCGTCTTGCAATGGGTAGCTTTCGTCGCCACGTTTGCCTTGATAAAAGGCCAGTAGGGCGGCCAGTGCAAAGGTCAGACGCACCGGCAGACGGCCGGTGCGATCTTGATAGGTCAGCAGTTGTGGCAGAATACGGGTTTTGTATTTGGTCATGCCATTTAGGGCAATCGACAGTAACTGATGTTTGATAAACGGATTGCGGAAACGCGCTAACACATCACGCGAGAACGACTCCAGCTCATCGCGTGGCAGATCCAGCGTCGGTACTATTTCGTCGAAAATCGCTTTTTCGACAAATTGGCTTAATTGCGCGTCTTGCAGGGTTTCGCCGACGGTGTCGATACCGGCTAAGAACGCCACTGGCACTAACGCCGTATGCGCGCCATTCAAAATGGCCACTTTGCGCTCTTTATACGGTTTAATGTCATTCACGATACGAATGTTCATCTGTTTGTCGGCAGGCAATTGATCAAGACACAGCGCTTCACTCAACCACTGCGGGCCTTGAATGACAAACAGATAGAAGTATTCCGCGGTATCCACGAACTGATCTTGATAACCGAACTCTTCTTGCAACGCCGCGTGTTCATCGCGGGGGAAACCGGTGACGATGCGATCGACCAGTGTCGAGCAGAAGGTGTTGTGTTGACCCAACCAGTTACTGAATGCCAGCGGCAATTTCCACTCGACCGCATAACGTTGTACCAATTCACGCAGTGCATCGCCGTTATAGTCAATCAGCTCACACGGCAGAATGATCCAGCCTTTGTCGGCGGCACCGTTAAAATGTTGGAAACGTTCAAACAGTAAACGCGTCAGTTTGGCGGGAAAGCTGCTCGGTGGGGCATCAGTTAACTTGTCATCAGCGACATAAGTGATGCCCGCTTCGGTGGTGTTTGAAAACACAAAACGAATGTCGGGGTTACGCGCCAGCGCCAACACCTCATCAAACTGCTGGTAGCAGTTCAATTCACGATTAACCGAACGAATGAGTCGGGTATGGCGCACCGCTTCACCGGCTTCGTTCAGGCCACGGATGACGGTAGTATAGAGGCCGTCTTGCGTGCTCAAGCTGGGTGGAAACGCGGTATCAATCGGGCGAATGATGGTAATGCCAGCATTCAGATCAGTGTGTTCATTCAGCAGATCGATCTGCCAGTCGACAAAGGCGCGCAGAAAATTCCCTTCGCCGAATTGAATGATCTTTTCCGGATATACGTTGCCGGGAAATTGCTGGCGGTTTAAAGCGTGCATTTGTGTCTCCTCAACGCGGGGGCCTTGCCCCCACGCCGTTATCTGTTGAGTACGATTATTTCAGCGCAATGCCGAAGTAGTTTTTCGCATTGTTAAAGCAGATGTTCCGCACCATCTCGCCGAGTAGCTTAATGTCGGCAGGTGCTTCGCCATCGGCAACCCAACGACCGAGCCGGCGGCACAATACGCGGCGGAAATATTCGTGACGGGTGTAAGAGAGGAAGCTGCGGCTGTCGGTCAGCATGCCCACAAAACGGCTCAGCAAACCGAGTTGTGCCAGCTGGATCATCTGGCGTTCCATGCCATCTTTCTGATCGTTAAACCACCAGCCGGAGCCGAATTGCATCTTGCCTGGAATACCATCGCCTTGGAAATTGCCGAGCATGGTTGCCAACACCTCGTTATCGCGTGGGTTCAGGCAATACAAAATGGTTTTTGGTAACTGATTATTGCGATCTTGCGCGTCGAGCAGACGTGATAATGGCGCAGCAACCAGCCCATCATTGATCGAGTCAAAGCCGGTATCCGGCCCCAGTTCCTGCAAGCGACGGCTGTTGTTATTACGCAGTGCACCGATGTGATATTGCTGCACCCAGCCACGTTGTTTGTATTCGGCAGCGAGGAATAACAGCACGGCGGTTTTGAACGCTGCGATCTGGTCTGGTGATAGAATTTGCCCTTGGCGGCGTGCTTGCAACATAGCCGTCAATTCAGCATCAGAGGCTTCACCGAACAGCACCACATCTAATGCGTGGTCCGCGATTTTGCAGCCGTGTTGTGCAAAATGATCCAAACGCAGTGTCAGCGCCTGTGTTAAATCTGCAAATGAATCAATGGCCACATCTGCGGCAGCTTCTAACGCCGTGATGTAATCAGCAAAGGTTGGCGCTTCAATATTGAAGGCTTTATCTGGGCGCCAGCTTGGTGTTACAACGACATTGAAGTCTTTATCGGCGGCAATTTTAGCGTGATGCGACAAATCATCGACAGGGTCATCGGTGGTGGCGACCATTTTCACGTTCATCTGCTGCATGATGCCGCGCGCTGAAAATTCCGGTTGTGCCAGTTTCTCATTGCAGAAGTCCCACACCTGTTTTTCAGTCGCGGGTGAAAGTTGCACGTTGGTTAAACCAAACGGGCGACGCAGTTCGAGGTGGGTCCAGTGATACAGCGGGTTACCAATGGTGTGCGGCACGGTAGCGGCATAGGCTTGAAATTTAGCGTAATCATCTGCATCACCGGTGCAGAATTTCTCATCAGCACCGTTCGAGCGCATAGCTCGCCATTTATAGTGATCGCCTTTCAGCCAGATGTCATACAGGTTTTTAAACTGATAATTTTCGGCGATCAATTGCGGTGGCAAATGGCAATGGAAGTCAAAAATCGGCTGTTCTGCAGCAAAATCGTGATACAGCTGCCGGGAAAAATCGGTATCCAGTAAAAAATCTTCAGTTAAAAACGCAGTCATAGCTTACTCCGGTTCAAATAGTGCGGCAGTGATCCATACATGAACTGACAGGGCGTGAACACGAGTTAGTCATTATGTCTCGCATAACGCAAGATGTTATACCAATTATTGTGTTGATCGTTGAGGTTGTCTACATGGAATGGCTATTTTTTGCAGTGCTTGTCACACAAATTCAGTGTCGGATGCCGTTGTGGCGGCTTATTGTGATGATTGTCGCATATTTTATAGGGTGATCTGCTAAAACTTAGATCAGGCTCACCGTTCTTTGTTGTTATACCAATTATGATCATCCTGTCATAACAGAGTGATGTTTTTGCATGAAGTAGTGATAACTATGTTGTTCTTATCATCTAGCTCATGACTTAACGGTGAATTATCAGAGGACAAGGATATGAATCTATCGACCAATACGGTTGGTGAAACAAGCAGCAACATGGCTAAGAAGAAAATCGTCGGTTTAAGATGGTGGATTATTGGCGTGGTGATGCTGGGTACGATATTGAACTACCTGACGCGTTCATCATTGTCTGCCGCCGCGCCGACACTGAAACAAGAATTGAGTATTACTGTTGAACAATATTCCTACGTGGTAGCAGCGTTTCAGGCCTGTTATACCGTTATGCAGCCTATCGCCGGTTTTATTCTTGATTCTATCGGCGTAAAAATTGGTCTGGCCATTTTCTGTGTGGCTTGGTCGGTCACCAATATGCTGCACGGTTTTGCTGGCAGCTGGCAATCACTGGCGTTTTTCCGTGGTCTGATGGGGATGGCCGAAGCGGCCGTTATTCCAGCCGGGTTAAAAGCAGTAACTGAATGGTTCCCCGCGAAAGAGCGCTCGATTGCGACCGGTTGGTTTAATATCGGTTCATCGATCGGCGGTATGATGGCCCCGCCACTAGTGATTGCCTGTATTACCTATTACAACTGGCAAACCGCGTTTATCGTGACCGGTGCATTGGGTTTCTTCTGGGTGGCATTGTGGTTAATGTTCTTCCGCTCACCAGCCGATCATCCGCAGATCACGGATGAAGAAAAACAATACATTCTGGATGGTCAGGAAGCATCACATAAAAATGACACCTCTAAACCATCGGTAAAACAGATCGTTAGTCGCAGAGAGTTTTGGGCGATCGCGATCCCTAAATTTCTGGCCGAACCTGCTTGGCAGACCTTTAACTTCTGGATCCCGCTTTATTTAAGCACCGTTCGTCATATGGATTTGAAATCAATAGCTATGTTTGCCTGGATCCCATTCCTGGCGGCAGATATGGGCTGTATCGTGGGTGGTTATCTGTCACCATTGATGATCAAATATTTCAAAGTCTCTTTGTTGACCAGCCGTAAATTGGTGGTCGTAACCGGTGCTACTTGTATGCTGGCGCCAGCGGCAATTGGCATGGTAGCAAGCCCTTATGCGGCAATTGCGCTGTTCTGCGTGGGTACTTTTGCGCATCAGACCATTTCTGGTTCGCTGATCACCATGTCATCAGACGTGTTCCCGCGGAATTCGGTGGGTACTGCGAATGGTCTGACCGGGATGGCGGGTTATCTGGGCGCGACTATTTTCTCGTTCATTGTGGGTATTGTGGCGAGCAAAATTGGTTATGACCCGCTGTTCGTCTGCCTATCCCTGTTTGATATTATCGGCGCTATCGTGGTGTGCATGATGCTGAAGCAGTCTGCGATGCCGACCTTGCCAACCGCAAAAGCAGCGTAAGCAACAACGGTATAACACGACTGAATATGGCCGAAGCGAAGCATTTCGTTTCAATGTAAAAAGACAGAACCTGTTATTGGTATAACAGGTTCTGTCTTTTCCGCTATAATGGTGGCATAGACCTGAATAGGATGTTGTGATGGAATCTTTTGAAGCGAGCCGCTTATACCAGAAGGTAGCCAGCGAGTTAAAACAACAGATCAAAAGTGGTCAGTATGTGGTCGGCGATCGCCTGCCTGCTGAACGCCTGATTGCGGAAGCCATGACGGTGAGCCGCACCGTAGTGCGTGAAGCGATCATCATGCTGGAAGTGGAAGGCATGGTTGATGTGCGCAAAGGCTCTGGGATCCATGTGATTGGTGTGGAACCGCGTTATCAGCCTGCAGTGAGTGAACAGGATGATGAATTCCTGACTGCTGGCCCCTTTGAACTCTTACAAGCTCGTCAGCTACTGGAAAGTAATATCGCTGAATTTGCAGCTACGCAAGTGACCAAACAAGACATCATGGCGTTACTGGCGATTCAGGAAGCGGCGCAGAAAGAAGATCGGGCGCGCGATTCGCAGTGGGATAAAGAATTCCATATTCAGGTCGCCAAGGCCACGCAAAATTCGGTGCTGGTGACGTTAGTAGAAAAGGTCTGGCAGCATCGGGAGCAAAACCCGTACTGGCGTAAGTTGCATGAGCATATCGACGATTGGGCAATGGAAAGCTGGTGTGAAGATCATGATCACATCCTGAAAGCCTTAATGCGTAAAGATCCGAAAGCCGCCAAACTTGCGATGTGGCAACATCTGGAAAATACCAAACAGATGTTGTTTCAGGCGACTACCGTTGATGACGACTTGGTGGATGACCGTTATTTGTTTGCGGAAAACCCCGTTGTGCATCTGGTGCGCGCTTAATTTTTCTCCTGTCATCTAAATTAGCCGCACAAAAAAGCCCTCAGTCGATGAGGGCTTTTTGCTGGCATTACTTCACTCGCAGATGAGTTAGTCTTTTTTCTGCAGCAGATATTTCACCAGCGCGATGTACTCTTCGGTGCTCTTAATACCTTCAGTTTTCACCAGATATTTACCATTCACCACGGTTGATGGCACAGCACGAATGTTCATGCTGCCAGTGCTGCGATCATATTGCGCAACCATACCGGTTACGGCAAAACTATCTACTGCACCATCGAAATCTTTACCGTTCACACCGGCTTTTTCAAACACAGCACGTACATCGGCACGATTCTGTGGCGCTTTTTGCTCGGCATGGATCAGGCTGAAAAACATTGGTGTTACTTTTTCTTCTACCTTCAGCAGGTCAGCAACTGCATAAGCACGTTGCAGTTCCGGGCCCATTTCTTTACCCAGGAAAGCAACCGGTGTGCGTTTAAAAGCCACATCAGCTGGTAACTGTTTTTTCAATTCCGCCATGATCGGTTCGAACTGATAGCAGTGCGGACAAAAATACGAGAAAAATTCCATCACTTCTGGTTTTGGCGTGTTGGTCTGACGAATAATTTCGTAATTCACATTTTCTTTAAATTCTGGCGCAGCCTGCAGGAAAGGGGCAATCAACAGACCAACCAGCAACACAAACAGTTTTTTCATAGTAAGTTCCGTATCAGGGTAGAGGATAAATCACGGTGTAATGCGCCAAGACTATTCACTCCGTTTACGTTCGTCAATTGCGATCGAATAATAGTCATCGATATCGGTGAAATGAGGCTAAGTCGGTGTTTATAGAGCGAGAATTTATCGGTTAAGGAAGCACAGCCAAAGAGCTATATAGTGAGCGGTGTCACGAAAATGGTTGGGTGATTTGCAAATTGCGAAAAACGAAGTATATTGGTTTCGTCTGGCGCACACGGAGTGTGTATTTACATGCCAAACATAATCAAGAAACCGACACATCGGTCATAAGCTGTTGAAAGCAGCGGGATAGTGTGTAATTCGATTGAGCTTGCCTTGGCAGGCTCAAGTCATTTCTGGCGGCCTGAAAAGTGTGTCCTTCCCTTACCGCATTCATATTCTGATTTTTATCTTTGCGCCGTTGATAGCAACGACGCATTATCACTATCGATTAGCTAAGTGCCGGCACTGATTTCGCAAAGGTCAGCAGTGAGTCTTGTACTTCATCGGCTAGCGCCTGTGCCTCTGCGGTGACGGCTTTACCAGTCCGTACCAAGATCTTGTGCGTTACGCCGGCCGCTTTAGCCGCCTGCATGTCAGCGCCTTTATCACCCACCATGTAAGAATTGACCAGATCGATATCCAGTTCTTTGGCGGCGTCAAGCAACATACCCGGTGCCGGTTTACGGCAGTCGCACACTTGACGGTAAGGTGCTTCACCTTCCGTTGGATGATGTGGGCAGTAATAGATGCCATCGAGGTCCACATCACGGTCGGCCAGTGACCAGTCCATCCATTCAGTCAGATGCATAAATTGTTTTTCGGTGAAAAAACCACGGGCAATACCAGATTGATTGGTGACTAATACCAAGCAGTAGCCTTTTTTCTTCAGCAACTGTAATGCTTCAATCGCACCGTCAATAAAGTGAAAATCGTCCACGGAAGCGACATAACCCGTATCCTGATTAATCACGCCGTCCCGATCCAGAAATACCGCAACTTTGGCCACAATTTATCCTCATTAATTACACTGCTGCTTATTGTAGGGGATTTCCGGGCGCGGGGCAGGATACAATTTAAAAAAACCACCACGGAATCGTTATGCCTCAGCCATTCGAAGACTCTCTTGCAGAACGTTGCGCGCGTTTGCGCTGTCGTGGCGAACGGCGTTTGTTATTGCTGACGGGGAATGCGGCGGCTTGTCAGCAAAAGGCCACGACACTTTGGCAAAGCGGTGCATTATGGCTGGGTGATGGCCCTGCTGAGTGTTTACCACAAAAATCGCAGCACACCATGCCTTGGTTGGGGCAGGAATATCCGTTGGTGGTGGTCAATGGTTTTTCCGGGTTATCACCAGAGATTTTAGGCGCGGTCGGGGGCGCCGTGCAGGCCGGTGGGTTGTTGGTGCTATTGATGCCCGCATTCACTGATTGGTCGGTGTTTGCCGACCCCGATCACCGACGTTATGTGTCACAGCCGGAAGCGATGTCACGCTGTTACCCGCATTTCCTGCAACGGCTGTTGCGTTTATTACAGGCTGATCCTGATGTCTGGCATTGGGATCTCAATGTAGAAAGCTTACAGGCACCATGGTCGGAATTACCGGCGGTGGCATGGCATCGGGAGGCTGACGCTGACGGGTGCCTGAGTGCCGAGCAGCATGCGGCAAAGGTGGCTATCGAGCAATGTACATTGGCGGCGAAAGCCTATCCGCTGGTCATCATGGCTGATCGCGGACGGGGTAAATCCACTGCGCTGGGTCTGGCGGCGCGCCAGCTACTGGCACAAGGTAAAAGACTGGTCGTCACGGCACCGTCACAGCAATCGGCACAGACATTATTCCGACATGCCGGTCAGCACGCTTTATTGAGTTTTTACAGCCCGGAAATGTTGCTGGAACAGAATGTTGATTGTGATCTGCTGCTGGTTGATGAGGCGGCGGCGATCCCGGCGGCATTATTACGCCAGTTACAACAAAAATATCAACTGGTGGTGTATGCCACCACCATTCATGGTTATGAAGGCTCCGGGCATGGTTTCGAGCTACGTATGTGCCGTTGGCTGGCGACAAATTGGTCGCACTGGCAACAGCTCACCTTAACCACGCCACTGCGTTGGGCAGTCAGCGATCCGCTGGAGCCGTTGCTGGCCAACATTTTATTGCTGGATGCTGATGCCGCACCGTTGCCAGCAACGCGATCAACGAAGTTCACGCTGCAACAAGTGAGTTCTGCTGAACTATTACAAGATGAAGCGCTGTTACGGCAACTGTTTGGTTTGCTGGTGTTGGCGCATTATCAGACTTCACCCACTGATCTCCGGTTGTTGCTGGATTGCCCGGATATTGAAATCTGGCTGTGGCGTGATGATAAGGCTTTATATGGTGTGGCGCTGTTGATGCGCGAAGGGCCAATCGACGGTGAGCTGGCGGAGCAGATCTGGGCCGGGCGGCGGCGTCCGCGTGGGCAATTATTACCGCAAACCTTGCTGGCGCATTGTGGTTATCTGGCGGCCGCTAATTACAGTTACCGACGAGTGATGCGTATTGCCGTGCATCCGGCCTGTCAGCAACAGGGGCTGGGCAGCCAGTTTATTGCCGCATTAACGCAACATTATCAGGGGCAGGCCGATTTTCTGGGCTGTTCGTTCGCAGCGACTCCCGAGGTGCTGCGGTTTTGGCGTAAACAAGGCTGGCAGGCAGTGCGGTTAGGTTTAAGCAAAGATGTCGCCACCGGTTGCCATGCCGCAGTGTTACTGCTGGCATTACGGCCGGAATTACAAGCGCAGTTGACACAATGGCAGCAGCAGTTCCAGCGACAATTGCCTGTCTGGCTGGCCCATGGCCTATCGGATCTCTCAGCCGAGATTATTGTGCCTTTGCTGCAATCAGCCGCAGTGAAACCACTGACCGAGCAGGAACAACAAGATCTGCTGGCGTTTACCGATCATCACCGTTCACCCGATCATTGCTGGCCGTCGGTATTACAGGCCATGCAGGTGCATGCGGCTGAATTGGCGTTATTACCCAAGCAGTTAGCGGCTTTATTGATCCAACGGTTTTGGCAAGGTAAGGATTGGGTCTGGCTGGCGCAACAGCATCAGCTATCAGGGCAAAAAGCGGTGGTGCAGCAATTACGGCTGGCGATAAAACAACTGCTCCTCCCGCCTGGCGGTGAAGAGCAGTGAGAAGACTGGTATCACAGAATTATTTCTGTTTATCCAGAAAGGTCTTGGTTGCTTCGATCTGAGCTTGGTCAAAAGCCAGACGTGCTTTTACCATATCGATAAATTTCGCTTTTACGGCTGGGTCTTTGATTTCATCCAGCTGTTTTTGCAGTGCTTCAGTATTCATCATGTGCATGCCACGTTGCGCGCCGGCTTCATGACCTTGCATCATTTTACCGTGACGCATCATGCCATCACCATCTGCATCCGGGCCGCCAAATGGGCAAGGTTGCACGATTGGTGCGGTCGGTGCAGCGGCTGTCGTTGCTGCTTCGGTTGCGGCCCAGCTGGCCAATGGTAAACCGGTCATCAGAGCTACCGTCAGCAGAGCTTGTTTGCGTGTTAACATAGTCGTTCCCCTCTTCTCGTATCAATTTGTTTTTGCACTATCATTACAGACCATAAATGTCACTTGGCTGTGCCAAAAACAGACTATTTTGTAACAGACTTTGCCAGATTAGCGCTGTGACATAATTTGCCATACATTCCTTACGCAAATTTATATACTGACAGCAATAGCTTCCGAGGAACCCGCATGAACCAGACCCTGCCGCATATTCTGGTGGTTGATGACCACGCAGAA
This window contains:
- a CDS encoding MFS transporter, with the protein product MNLSTNTVGETSSNMAKKKIVGLRWWIIGVVMLGTILNYLTRSSLSAAAPTLKQELSITVEQYSYVVAAFQACYTVMQPIAGFILDSIGVKIGLAIFCVAWSVTNMLHGFAGSWQSLAFFRGLMGMAEAAVIPAGLKAVTEWFPAKERSIATGWFNIGSSIGGMMAPPLVIACITYYNWQTAFIVTGALGFFWVALWLMFFRSPADHPQITDEEKQYILDGQEASHKNDTSKPSVKQIVSRREFWAIAIPKFLAEPAWQTFNFWIPLYLSTVRHMDLKSIAMFAWIPFLAADMGCIVGGYLSPLMIKYFKVSLLTSRKLVVVTGATCMLAPAAIGMVASPYAAIALFCVGTFAHQTISGSLITMSSDVFPRNSVGTANGLTGMAGYLGATIFSFIVGIVASKIGYDPLFVCLSLFDIIGAIVVCMMLKQSAMPTLPTAKAA
- a CDS encoding GNAT family N-acetyltransferase; this translates as MPQPFEDSLAERCARLRCRGERRLLLLTGNAAACQQKATTLWQSGALWLGDGPAECLPQKSQHTMPWLGQEYPLVVVNGFSGLSPEILGAVGGAVQAGGLLVLLMPAFTDWSVFADPDHRRYVSQPEAMSRCYPHFLQRLLRLLQADPDVWHWDLNVESLQAPWSELPAVAWHREADADGCLSAEQHAAKVAIEQCTLAAKAYPLVIMADRGRGKSTALGLAARQLLAQGKRLVVTAPSQQSAQTLFRHAGQHALLSFYSPEMLLEQNVDCDLLLVDEAAAIPAALLRQLQQKYQLVVYATTIHGYEGSGHGFELRMCRWLATNWSHWQQLTLTTPLRWAVSDPLEPLLANILLLDADAAPLPATRSTKFTLQQVSSAELLQDEALLRQLFGLLVLAHYQTSPTDLRLLLDCPDIEIWLWRDDKALYGVALLMREGPIDGELAEQIWAGRRRPRGQLLPQTLLAHCGYLAAANYSYRRVMRIAVHPACQQQGLGSQFIAALTQHYQGQADFLGCSFAATPEVLRFWRKQGWQAVRLGLSKDVATGCHAAVLLLALRPELQAQLTQWQQQFQRQLPVWLAHGLSDLSAEIIVPLLQSAAVKPLTEQEQQDLLAFTDHHRSPDHCWPSVLQAMQVHAAELALLPKQLAALLIQRFWQGKDWVWLAQQHQLSGQKAVVQQLRLAIKQLLLPPGGEEQ
- the exuR gene encoding transcriptional regulator ExuR is translated as MESFEASRLYQKVASELKQQIKSGQYVVGDRLPAERLIAEAMTVSRTVVREAIIMLEVEGMVDVRKGSGIHVIGVEPRYQPAVSEQDDEFLTAGPFELLQARQLLESNIAEFAATQVTKQDIMALLAIQEAAQKEDRARDSQWDKEFHIQVAKATQNSVLVTLVEKVWQHREQNPYWRKLHEHIDDWAMESWCEDHDHILKALMRKDPKAAKLAMWQHLENTKQMLFQATTVDDDLVDDRYLFAENPVVHLVRA
- a CDS encoding tagaturonate reductase, producing MHALNRQQFPGNVYPEKIIQFGEGNFLRAFVDWQIDLLNEHTDLNAGITIIRPIDTAFPPSLSTQDGLYTTVIRGLNEAGEAVRHTRLIRSVNRELNCYQQFDEVLALARNPDIRFVFSNTTEAGITYVADDKLTDAPPSSFPAKLTRLLFERFQHFNGAADKGWIILPCELIDYNGDALRELVQRYAVEWKLPLAFSNWLGQHNTFCSTLVDRIVTGFPRDEHAALQEEFGYQDQFVDTAEYFYLFVIQGPQWLSEALCLDQLPADKQMNIRIVNDIKPYKERKVAILNGAHTALVPVAFLAGIDTVGETLQDAQLSQFVEKAIFDEIVPTLDLPRDELESFSRDVLARFRNPFIKHQLLSIALNGMTKYKTRILPQLLTYQDRTGRLPVRLTFALAALLAFYQGKRGDESYPLQDDAHWLEHFAALWPAVDAGTITLADLVNQTLSLESHWGEDLTRVKGLVEAVCLHLMRIRSQGMRAALTVCS
- the gmhB gene encoding D-glycero-beta-D-manno-heptose 1,7-bisphosphate 7-phosphatase, coding for MAKVAVFLDRDGVINQDTGYVASVDDFHFIDGAIEALQLLKKKGYCLVLVTNQSGIARGFFTEKQFMHLTEWMDWSLADRDVDLDGIYYCPHHPTEGEAPYRQVCDCRKPAPGMLLDAAKELDIDLVNSYMVGDKGADMQAAKAAGVTHKILVRTGKAVTAEAQALADEVQDSLLTFAKSVPALS
- a CDS encoding thiol:disulfide interchange protein DsbA/DsbL; its protein translation is MKKLFVLLVGLLIAPFLQAAPEFKENVNYEIIRQTNTPKPEVMEFFSYFCPHCYQFEPIMAELKKQLPADVAFKRTPVAFLGKEMGPELQRAYAVADLLKVEEKVTPMFFSLIHAEQKAPQNRADVRAVFEKAGVNGKDFDGAVDSFAVTGMVAQYDRSTGSMNIRAVPSTVVNGKYLVKTEGIKSTEEYIALVKYLLQKKD
- the uxaC gene encoding glucuronate isomerase, producing MTAFLTEDFLLDTDFSRQLYHDFAAEQPIFDFHCHLPPQLIAENYQFKNLYDIWLKGDHYKWRAMRSNGADEKFCTGDADDYAKFQAYAATVPHTIGNPLYHWTHLELRRPFGLTNVQLSPATEKQVWDFCNEKLAQPEFSARGIMQQMNVKMVATTDDPVDDLSHHAKIAADKDFNVVVTPSWRPDKAFNIEAPTFADYITALEAAADVAIDSFADLTQALTLRLDHFAQHGCKIADHALDVVLFGEASDAELTAMLQARRQGQILSPDQIAAFKTAVLLFLAAEYKQRGWVQQYHIGALRNNNSRRLQELGPDTGFDSINDGLVAAPLSRLLDAQDRNNQLPKTILYCLNPRDNEVLATMLGNFQGDGIPGKMQFGSGWWFNDQKDGMERQMIQLAQLGLLSRFVGMLTDSRSFLSYTRHEYFRRVLCRRLGRWVADGEAPADIKLLGEMVRNICFNNAKNYFGIALK